The Bacillus sp. (in: firmicutes) genome has a segment encoding these proteins:
- a CDS encoding methyl-accepting chemotaxis protein has protein sequence MNLKLGTKLSLFLVLFVLVSLASTFFLLQALLNTSTELEKFAKQHTDFSNRTTIIYALGLQRGQAVRNVILNPNDETAKTNFEKAIQDSNDNMKVLEGLAFSYGLADEIQAIGVETRKDIELQKQVIELVASGKIDEAIILLKEQETPQWRAIKEQYFSLEENVAKKLNEITEQQIGHSKKNIMASYIIIAVIIILAIVIYIFQQSRVIKPVKLVSSKVSEIASGDLTVEDIRITVKDEVGDLANSFNTMKHNLKNLVEQVRINSEKVAVSSTQLFHNMEEARGNIEELVTSVDNIASSSTSTAQVTGETATAVEEAAVGIQRIAQSASIVSENSADTSKEADQGNQAIQKAITQMRSITESVNNLTGIVQNLGTRTKEIGTIIGAITELSEQTNLLALNAAIEAARAGEHGKGFAVVASEVKKLAEESKQSAIKIVGVLNEIQEETEEGIEGMGKVSKEVSTGEDVLNQAVASFQRIVSSIQSVSAQIQEVSAASEQLSASSEEIFAAVDEMSKQAKASSDETEAMKSDIHEQLASIQEVSSATGTLSKLAKDLQENIKTFKTK, from the coding sequence ATGAATCTTAAATTAGGGACAAAGTTGAGTTTGTTTTTAGTTTTGTTTGTTCTAGTATCATTGGCATCAACGTTTTTTTTACTTCAAGCATTGCTGAATACATCAACTGAACTTGAAAAATTTGCTAAGCAGCATACTGATTTTTCAAACCGAACAACAATCATTTATGCATTAGGTTTGCAGCGTGGACAAGCTGTTCGTAACGTAATTTTGAATCCAAATGATGAAACTGCTAAGACGAACTTTGAAAAGGCCATTCAAGATAGTAATGATAATATGAAGGTGTTAGAAGGTTTGGCATTCTCTTATGGATTGGCCGACGAAATTCAAGCAATCGGTGTAGAAACTAGGAAAGATATTGAACTCCAAAAACAAGTTATTGAACTTGTTGCATCAGGAAAAATAGATGAAGCGATTATTTTGTTAAAGGAACAGGAAACCCCTCAATGGAGAGCAATCAAGGAGCAATATTTTAGTTTAGAAGAAAATGTAGCTAAAAAACTTAATGAAATAACTGAACAACAAATTGGGCATAGCAAAAAAAACATAATGGCTTCCTATATTATTATTGCTGTTATTATTATATTGGCAATCGTTATTTATATATTCCAACAATCAAGAGTGATCAAACCTGTCAAATTAGTTTCTAGTAAAGTAAGTGAAATTGCTAGTGGCGATTTAACGGTAGAAGATATCCGCATTACTGTAAAAGATGAAGTGGGAGATTTAGCAAATTCTTTTAATACAATGAAGCATAATTTGAAAAATTTAGTAGAACAAGTGCGGATAAATTCAGAAAAAGTGGCGGTTTCATCGACACAACTGTTTCATAATATGGAGGAAGCAAGAGGGAACATTGAGGAATTAGTGACATCCGTTGACAATATTGCCTCATCGTCTACAAGCACGGCTCAAGTAACTGGAGAAACAGCGACAGCTGTTGAAGAGGCAGCGGTTGGTATTCAGCGCATTGCACAGTCAGCATCAATCGTTTCAGAGAATTCTGCCGATACTTCAAAAGAGGCTGACCAAGGAAATCAGGCTATTCAAAAAGCAATTACCCAAATGAGGTCGATTACCGAATCTGTAAACAATTTAACAGGTATCGTTCAAAACTTAGGAACAAGGACTAAAGAAATAGGCACGATCATTGGTGCGATTACTGAGCTTTCTGAACAAACAAATTTATTGGCACTTAACGCCGCGATTGAAGCGGCTCGTGCAGGAGAGCATGGCAAGGGATTTGCTGTTGTAGCATCAGAAGTAAAAAAACTTGCCGAAGAGTCTAAACAATCAGCTATTAAAATCGTTGGAGTCTTAAATGAAATTCAAGAGGAGACAGAAGAAGGTATCGAGGGAATGGGGAAAGTTTCCAAAGAAGTTTCAACTGGTGAAGATGTGTTGAATCAAGCTGTAGCATCCTTCCAAAGAATAGTATCCTCCATTCAAAGCGTGTCTGCACAGATACAGGAGGTATCTGCTGCGTCTGAACAACTCTCAGCAAGCTCGGAAGAAATTTTCGCTGCGGTTGATGAAATGTCAAAGCAAGCAAAAGCATCTTCAGATGAAACAGAGGCGATGAAATCGGATATTCATGAACAGCTCGCATCCATTCAAGAAGTTTCCAGCGCTACAGGAACGTTGAGCAAGCTTGCGAAAGATTTGCAAGAAAACATCAAAACATTTAAAACGAAGTAA